CGAGACCGTGGACCCGCAGGTCTCGATCATGACCATCGTCACCACAGGCGACGACCAGATCATCGAGCAGATCACAAAGCAGCTCAACAAGCTCATCGATGTTATCAAAGTCACGGATATGACAGAGCTTGAGCATGTGGAACGCGAGATGGTTCTCGTCAAGGTCTCTCCGCGGCAGGAGGACAAGACGGAGGTCCTGAACATCGCCCAAATCTTCCGGGGTAGGATCGTTGACTCAAGCCAGAAGACCTATACCATCGAGATCACCGGTGAAGAGAAAAAGATTGAAGCCTTTATCGAATTGATGAAGCCCATGGGCATCAAGGAGTTTGTGAGAACGGGAAAAGTGGCCATATCGAGGGAAGGCATAAAGAAGAGATGAGACAAGCCGAAGGCTGAAAGTGCGGATGATTCAGCAATCATGATCGACCTTAAGAAGATCCCCTTTTTTGACACCCTCACCGACGCCGATTTCAAAGAGATCGTTCCCTATTTCTCAGCGGCGTCCTTCCGCAAGAGGGATGTGATTTTTTCCGAGGGAGACCTTCCTGACTGGCTCTATATCGTCCTTGGCGGGAAGATCAAGATTACCAAGGTCTCCATGGAGGGCAAGGAGATCATCCTCGAGGTGATACAGCCGAATGATTTCTTCGGCGGTGTCGCAGTCCTCAAAGGCTTCCCCTATCCTGCAAATGCCATAGCCATGGAAGACTCGAAGGTCCTGAAGATCTCCAGGTCCAATCTCCTGAAGGTCCTCGACAGGTTCCCGAACCTCATGTACCGTATGGCGCTCCAGTTGGGGGAGCGGATGAAAGGTTCCCATGAATCCCTGAAGAATATCGCCCTTGAACGCGTCGAATCAAGAATCGCATCTCTCCTTCTCAAACTGGCGGACAAGACAGGTCAGAAACTCGAGGCCGGCCTCCTCATCGATATGAAACTGACGAAGCAGGATATCGCAGAGATGGTCGGTACCACGATCGAGACATCCATACGAACCATGTCAAAGTTCAAGAAATCGGGTATCCTTTCCGAGAAGGAAGGAAAGATCGTTATCAAGAATATCGAGAAGCTGAGGTCTTTGTAAAGCCTCCCATTTGTCAATGAGGGAGGCCTGTCATTTTTCGTCAGTCCTCTAAAACATCACGCCTCCCTATCGTCAAGGTGGATCTTCTTTGGATGCCGAACTTCTGATAGACTTTCTTTAGAGATATACGGTGTTGAAGGAGACCGATATTTTTCATGCATAAAGTCAGGGACATGCTCTGGACGTGGCTGATGCCGGATCTGCCGGAAAGCACTGGCAGAGAGGAATGGATACGGCACGGCGGCAAATGGATCATCTTCGACCGAAAAGAGAGGATCATCAACATTGCCGAGAGGCTGGCGCCCTTCATAGACACAGGAAAGATCAAGAGTGCCAAGTACTGGAATGAGGATCCCAGTGCCATATGCGTCTATTCCTTCGACAGGGACAGGGAAGAAATTTGGGACATTCTCAAGGGGCTTGGGGCCGGAGAGAGCAGGGTTTGGGAGTACGACTACGCCTGGAACAAGAACCTCAAGAAACCCCTTGAGTTCGCCTATTCGTGGCTTTCGAAGTTCAGGACAATCCTGCAGAGTTATGGAATAGCCGGGACGTTGCGATTGATCAGAGAGGTGCTGGGACCGAGACAGACCCGATGAAGGTCTGAAACGTGGAAACGCGGGAAAAGATTGGAAATCCCAAGTCGTTTTCCCCGGTTATCCTCTCCCCCCTCACCCGAAGAGCCTCGGGAAAAAAGCCGGCACTCTTCTTCTATATGCCCTGTGGTCATCTCCGAACCTTTCCCCCAGCTCTTTATCTTCCAAGGGAATCACGAAGGCGTTGATAACGAGAAGATCGACGAGCGTGATGATCCCGACCGCGATCACCCCGGAAAAGAGAAAAACCCCGAAAAACATCATGGTGTGGGCCAGATAGGTCGGATGCCTGACAACTGAAAAAGGTCCTTTCGTGATAAGCCGCCCTCCAGACCGAGCGCCTATCTCAGGAAGACCCACCAGCCCCCACAGTCCGAGGAGTTTTCCGGTCCAGATGTGCAGTGATGTCCCAAGGCATAATAAGAGAGCGCCGGCAACACGGAGGGTGTCGGGAAAAGAGACTTTGGCCTTTAGCAGGAAATACCTCTGACAGTACAGAAAATACGCAAGGGGTAGCCAAGTAATGAGTGGCATCAAATAGGTCAGGAAACCGAGTCTCCTGAAGATACCTGTTGCACAGTGCACCGGAATCCAGAAAAGAGGAACAACAGGCCAGACGATGATTGCGGCAAGAGCGAGACTGTCAGTGTTCATCGCATCGATGTCCGTTGCGGTCCTCGCCACGTCTGAAGATACCATCACCCGCCGCCCCCGTCACACAGAGAGATCCGTCACGTTTAAACGAGATCAATGAGGAAGCTCCTGCTTATGCCTTTGAAGCCATCTCTCCATCACTCGTATCTCGGCTTGTTGTTCCTCTGATATCTTTTTCGTTCCGTTGTCTCGCTCCGTTCCAGCCATAGATTTGATCGTACAAGTAGCTTACCACATATTGGGCGATTTCTAGGAATGGGAAGAGAAAAAAGGATG
Above is a window of Thermodesulfovibrionales bacterium DNA encoding:
- the ilvN gene encoding acetolactate synthase small subunit codes for the protein MRHTISVLVENKFGVLSRISGLFSGRGYNIESLSVGETVDPQVSIMTIVTTGDDQIIEQITKQLNKLIDVIKVTDMTELEHVEREMVLVKVSPRQEDKTEVLNIAQIFRGRIVDSSQKTYTIEITGEEKKIEAFIELMKPMGIKEFVRTGKVAISREGIKKR
- a CDS encoding isoprenylcysteine carboxylmethyltransferase family protein; translation: MVSSDVARTATDIDAMNTDSLALAAIIVWPVVPLFWIPVHCATGIFRRLGFLTYLMPLITWLPLAYFLYCQRYFLLKAKVSFPDTLRVAGALLLCLGTSLHIWTGKLLGLWGLVGLPEIGARSGGRLITKGPFSVVRHPTYLAHTMMFFGVFLFSGVIAVGIITLVDLLVINAFVIPLEDKELGERFGDDHRAYRRRVPAFFPRLFG
- a CDS encoding Crp/Fnr family transcriptional regulator, with product MIDLKKIPFFDTLTDADFKEIVPYFSAASFRKRDVIFSEGDLPDWLYIVLGGKIKITKVSMEGKEIILEVIQPNDFFGGVAVLKGFPYPANAIAMEDSKVLKISRSNLLKVLDRFPNLMYRMALQLGERMKGSHESLKNIALERVESRIASLLLKLADKTGQKLEAGLLIDMKLTKQDIAEMVGTTIETSIRTMSKFKKSGILSEKEGKIVIKNIEKLRSL